CCCGAGAATATCCTGCTGGAGCAAACTGTAATTGCTCTGGATCGTCGCCGTCGGCAGGAACGCGCCCAGAGCGGCCTGCAAATTCTCGTCGACAGCGCGGGTGCTGGCGCGCTGCGCATTCAATTGCGGATTGGTGTTATAGGCGCCAGCCAGCGCTTGCCGGATCGTGTCGGCGCGCGCGCAGGGCGAAAACGCGAGACAAAGGACAAGGCCCAGTGAGGCCGGACGCATACCCATCGACAAATGGCCACCTTTCATCAAACACACATGGTTTGTCGCTGCGCGCGTCTCTGCGCGGCCCTATTGCTCGATGAATGTCTTTCGAAGCGAGGACGCCAGCGGCGAGACAAAATAGTCGAGCGCCGTGCGCTCGCCGCCCGAGACGATAACTTCCGCCGGCATGCCGGCCTGCAATCTCGACCGATATTCTTCAGGAATATCCGCCTTGCTGATCGAGATGATGGCGCGATAGAAGGCCTGTTTCGTGCCTTCATCGACCATACGATCCCGGGAAATGCTCTCCAGCACGCCGGTCATGACGGGAAGCGTGCGTGAGTGAAATGCAGGGAAGCGAATCTCCGCCTTCTGTCCCTCATGCACGCTGTCGATATCGGTCGTCGAGATTTGCGCTTCGACGATCAGCCGCTCGTCGTCCGGCACGATGTCGAGCAGCGACTCCCCGGAACGGACCACCTGCCCAACGGTGAACACACGCAGATTCTGCACGGTTCCGGCGCGCGGCGCGATGACGTCGATCCGGCGCAGGACGTCCTGCGCGACAATGATCCGCTGGCGATAGTCGGCGATCTTCTGACGAACCTCAAGCAGCGCGTTCGCGACTTCCTCGTGGAATTTCTGCTTGATCTGCGCGATCTGCACGCGCATTTCATTGATCCCCGCCTGGGCTCTGGCGGTGTCCGAAATCGTCTTTCCGATCACGCCCTCCAGTCGCGTCCGCTCGCGCTCCATGGCGAAGACGCGGTTGGCGGGAACCAGCTGGCGGCTGAGGAGCCGACGCAGGCTGACGAGTTCCTCATTGATGTATTTGACCTGTCCCTCGGTCGCATTTTTCTCGATCTGGATTCCCTGAATTTCGTTATTCAGCTGCTCGATCTTCGCCTCGAGAATCTGGAACTGGCCCTTGATCGAGGCGCGCCGCTCGTCGAAGCGCGCCGTTTCGTCCTCGACGAGCTTGGCGAGCGCCGGATCTTCCGCCGCATTGGCGAACTCCGGCGGCCAGGCGATCGTGTCCTTTTCTTCCCGCTCGGCGATGAGCCGCGCTTCCAGCGCGAGGGAGGAGCGCAACTGACTCTTGAAGAGTTCCGAATTGGCCTGCGCCGCCGTTTTCTGGAGACGCATGAGAATCTGGCCGGATTTGACGTGCGAGCCTTCCTTGACGAGCGTTTCGTCGACGATCCCGCCTTCGAAGTGCTGCACGGTTTTCCGATTGTTCTCGACCGCAATGTAGCCCGGCGCGACGACGGCGCGATCCAGCTTCGTGATCGCCGCCCAGCCGCCGCCCACCCCGAAGGTCGCGAAGATGATCGCGTAGCCGATGACGGCATATTTCCGCCATTCGAGCTCTGACGTTTCCTGTCGGCTCATGGATACGGCCTCCCCGCGGCCTTCGCCAGATTATTGGCGGGCTGCGGCGGCTGTGGCTGTGGCTGTGGCTGTGGCTGCTGTGGCTGCTGCTGCTGCGTCGGAACCGGCTGGGCGATGAGCTTGTGCAGGATCGCGTCACGCGGGCCGAAGGACTGAACGACGCCGTCCGCCATCACCAGAATCTTGTCCACCTCGGTCAGGATGTTCATCTTATGCGAGACGATGACGACCGTCCGGCGCAGCGCCTTCAGTCTCTGCATCGCGCGCAGCAGGGCTTCTTCGCCAGCGGCGTCGAGGCTCGCATTT
The DNA window shown above is from Methylocystis echinoides and carries:
- a CDS encoding HlyD family type I secretion periplasmic adaptor subunit gives rise to the protein MSRQETSELEWRKYAVIGYAIIFATFGVGGGWAAITKLDRAVVAPGYIAVENNRKTVQHFEGGIVDETLVKEGSHVKSGQILMRLQKTAAQANSELFKSQLRSSLALEARLIAEREEKDTIAWPPEFANAAEDPALAKLVEDETARFDERRASIKGQFQILEAKIEQLNNEIQGIQIEKNATEGQVKYINEELVSLRRLLSRQLVPANRVFAMERERTRLEGVIGKTISDTARAQAGINEMRVQIAQIKQKFHEEVANALLEVRQKIADYRQRIIVAQDVLRRIDVIAPRAGTVQNLRVFTVGQVVRSGESLLDIVPDDERLIVEAQISTTDIDSVHEGQKAEIRFPAFHSRTLPVMTGVLESISRDRMVDEGTKQAFYRAIISISKADIPEEYRSRLQAGMPAEVIVSGGERTALDYFVSPLASSLRKTFIEQ